A genomic segment from Dermacentor silvarum isolate Dsil-2018 chromosome 11, BIME_Dsil_1.4, whole genome shotgun sequence encodes:
- the LOC125941344 gene encoding beta-galactosidase-1-like protein, with amino-acid sequence MSRDSAAVLLCVYADLFLNQLIQCSEGHSFVVDHTRAIFVKDGQPFRFVAGEMHYFRVPRAYWKDRLYKIKMAGLNTVAFYIEWSGHEPEPGVHNFIDDYDLDAFLKEIKEQGLLAIARPGPYICGERDNGGFPYWLLRDHPKMAYRSSDKNFVAAVERWFAKLLPMLVPHLYRNGGPIFAVQIENEYGHYPKCDMAYMEQLLIIMESHMGKDVVYYRTDFPFVSNYACDWVRDILVAGNIPSHYDVPYVFGIMKRANPKPAPMVVIEYYTGWMDFWGYSHSSKTKDAIINPFKLMMTYNASVTFYMFVGGTNFGFKSAKSNTYPLTTSYDYGAPVAEDGDLRSIYYDIRDLVTNYLGHVPSGDMPKNQTKLNVGAVYLGEHISLEEVMDHFRSKEWLEQKQSVDPLTFEAMRHAYGFLVYRTTVNVVTEGTAYLFLSTLRDRAYVRAGGKQFIFYNHLVSNGMPKLWDKIPVKKGDNLSILVENMGRECHGVLNHDAKGLTEVYLDRDIVKNWTTEAVPINKNRDITELLRIVRRKGDGSVPGFFHGTFTLKEGQIPSDTFLDPSGWIKGIAFINGFNLGRYWPPTGPQVTLYVPAPYIRPHPEENRLLLFETEGAPVYRAVMLVDKPILDADIERPRP; translated from the exons ATGTCGAGAGATAGTGCCGCGGTCCTGCTTTGCGTCTACGCTGACTTGTTCCTCAACCAGTTGATCCAGTGTTCCGAGGGTCATTCGTTTGTCGTGGACCATACGCGCGCGATATTCGTGAAAGACGGTCAGCCGTTTCGCTTTGTGGCGGGGGAAATGCACTACTTTAGAGTTCCGAGAGCATACTGGAAGGACCGACTATACAAGATCAAAATGGCCGGCCTCAACACGGTTGCCTTCTACATCGAGTGGAGCGGACACGAGCCGGAGCCCGGTGTTCACAACTTCATCGACGACTACGATCTGGACGCCTTCCTGAAGGAGATCAAGGAACAAGGTCTCCTGGCCATAGCTCGCCCGGGCCCGTACATTTGCGGGGAGCGGGACAACGGAGGATTCCCGTACTGGCTACTCAGAGATCACCCCAAGATGGCATATCGAAGCAGCGACAAGAACTTCGTTGCGGCAGTGGAGCGGTGGTTTGCGAAGCTCCTCCCTATGCTGGTACCACACCTGTACCGAAACGGTGGCCCAATCTTCGCCGTCCAAATCGAGAATGAGTACGGCCACTACCCCAAGTGCGACATGGCGTACATGGAACAGCTGCTAATCATCATGGAGTCTCACATGGGCAAGGACGTCGTCTACTACCGCACGGATTTCCCGTTCGTCTCTAACTACGCTTGCGACTGGGTGCGCGACATTCTCGTTGCCGGTAACATCCCGTCGCACTACGACGTGCCCTACGTGTTCGGCATCATGAAGCGCGCGAACCCAAAGCCGGCCCCCATGGTCGTCATCGAGTACTACACTGGCTGGATGGACTTCTGGGGTTACTCGCACAGCAGCAAGACGAAGGACGCCATTATCAACCCATTCAAGCTCATGATGACCTACAACGCATCCGTGACCTTCTACATGTTTGTAGGTGGTACCAACTTCGGCTTCAAGTCGGCGAAATCCAATACTTACCCCCTCACTACCAGCTACGACTACGGAGCACCCGTCGCCGAAGACGGCGACTTAAGGTCCATCTACTACGACATACGGGACCTGGTGACCAACTACCTCGGTCACGTTCCCAGCGGGGACATGCCCAAAAACCAGACCAAGCTTAACGTGGGCGCCGTTTACCTCGGCGAACATATTTCCCTGGAAGAAGTGATGGACCACTTCCGCAGCAAGGAGTGGCTCGAACAAAAGCAGTCAGTCGACCCGTTGACGTTCGAGGCAATGAGACACGCCTATGGCTTCCTGGTTTATAGGACTACAGTCAACGTGGTCACCGAGGGTACAGCGTACCTTTTCCTGTCGACGCTACGCGACCGGGCTTACGTTCGCGCCGGAGGCAAACAGTTCATCTTTTACAATCATCTCGTTAGTAATGGGATGCCGAAGTTATGGGACAAGATTCCTGTGAAGAAAGGAGACAACCTCTCCATTCTAGTGGAAAACATGGGAAGAGAGTGCCATGGCGTCCTGAACCACGACGCGAAG GGGCTCACCGAGGTATACCTCGACCGAGACATAGTCAAGAACTGGACTACTGAGGCAGTTCCCATCAACAAGAATCGAGACATCACCGAACTCCTACGCATCGTTCGACGAAAGGGAGACGGAAGCGTTCCCGGTTTCTTCCACGGGACGTTCACCCTGAAGGAAGGGCAGATTCCTTCCGACACATTCCTGGACCCATCAGGATGGATAAAGGGCATCGCCTTCATCAATGGTTTCAACCTGGGCCGCTACTGGCCTCCTACGGGGCCGCAG GTGACGCTGTACGTGCCGGCCCCGTACATCAGACCTCATCCAGAAGAGAACCGGCTGCTACTCTTCGAGACGGAAGGAGCGCCAGTCTACCGTGCTGTCATGTTGGTCGACAAACCCATCCTAGACGCAGACATCGAGCGCCCGAGGCCCTGA